Proteins encoded by one window of Planktothrix tepida PCC 9214:
- a CDS encoding alpha/beta fold hydrolase, producing the protein MVYNPEFVPEKKSYTWQGYQCLYEYYPGINPINNNESALLLIHPIGVGLSGKFWHRFCQEGRKKGLNHDIYNPDLIGCGNSQMPRLAYYPEDWAAQVNCFLHNIIEKPVIILVQGALLPVAIALIQLQKNSNSNLIKGLILSGPPAWRVMTEPRSEQQQKLTWNLFFDSPIGNLFWLYARRRQFIESFSIRQLFAKAEDVDQNWLDLLEQGAKNDNSRYAVYSFLAGFWRQNYTDIMAEISIPTLAVFGTTASSISRSGFSETPEQRCQLYETGWKNCQSAMISGRNVLPYESTAEFVEVVGKFINDLGL; encoded by the coding sequence ATGGTTTATAATCCTGAATTTGTTCCTGAGAAAAAATCCTATACTTGGCAAGGATATCAATGTTTATATGAATATTATCCTGGGATTAACCCGATTAACAATAATGAATCTGCTTTATTATTAATTCATCCGATAGGTGTAGGATTATCGGGAAAATTTTGGCACCGATTTTGCCAAGAAGGGCGAAAAAAAGGGTTAAATCATGATATTTATAACCCAGATTTAATCGGTTGTGGTAATTCTCAAATGCCTAGGTTAGCTTATTATCCTGAAGATTGGGCAGCACAAGTTAATTGTTTTTTACATAATATTATTGAAAAACCTGTTATTATCTTAGTACAAGGCGCATTATTACCCGTTGCGATCGCCCTGATTCAACTTCAAAAGAATTCTAATTCTAACTTAATCAAGGGGTTAATTTTATCTGGCCCTCCCGCATGGCGAGTGATGACCGAACCTCGTTCAGAACAACAACAAAAACTCACCTGGAACCTATTTTTTGATTCTCCTATCGGTAATTTATTTTGGTTGTATGCTCGTCGTCGTCAGTTTATCGAATCTTTCTCCATTCGTCAACTCTTTGCAAAAGCAGAAGATGTTGATCAAAATTGGTTAGACTTGTTAGAACAAGGAGCAAAAAATGATAATAGTCGTTATGCAGTTTATTCCTTTTTAGCTGGATTTTGGAGACAAAATTATACGGATATCATGGCAGAAATTTCGATTCCTACCTTAGCCGTTTTTGGAACAACTGCATCAAGTATTAGTCGGAGTGGATTCTCGGAAACCCCAGAACAACGGTGTCAACTTTATGAAACAGGTTGGAAAAATTGTCAATCTGCTATGATTTCAGGACGCAATGTTTTACCCTACGAATCAACAGCAGAATTTGTTGAAGTGGTTGGAAAATTTATCAACGATTTGGGTTTATGA
- a CDS encoding ABC transporter permease — MAIAILIATPVLFVLSSIFTNSAAVWNHLAATVLPGYILNSLLLIFGVGIGVLLLGVSSAWLVTMCRFPGSRLFEWGLLLPLAAPAYILAYVYTEWLDFYGPVQTLLRDTFGWNSIDEYWFPDIRSVWGAIFLLSLTLYPYVYLLTRVAFLEQSTCTLEASRSLGCSPWKSFYSIALPLARPSIMAGLALALMETLNDFGTVQYFGVDTFTTGIYRTWFGMGERIAASQLAAVLMLFILGLILVETWSRRQAKYYQTGNRFQSLNQFKLKKLRAILACIVCLIPMTFGFLIPSGLLLKMTLENLDTLFNSEFWNYALHSLTLATISGLLAVLIALIMAYGVRLNSNALMRLSTRIAAMGYAVPGSVIAVGILIPIGRLDNAIDALMKSTFGIATGLLFSGTIMALIYAYLVRFLAVSLGAVESSLNKIKPNLDEAARSLGYGATRTLIKVHTPMMLSGLLTAGMLTFVDVMKELSATLVIRPFNFDTLAIRVYNLASDERLSEAAAPALAIVAVGIIPVIFLSLKIAQSHRS; from the coding sequence ATGGCGATCGCAATTTTAATCGCCACTCCGGTATTATTTGTATTAAGCAGTATTTTCACCAATTCTGCTGCGGTCTGGAACCATTTAGCTGCAACGGTTCTACCTGGTTATATCCTCAACTCCTTATTGCTAATCTTTGGCGTTGGTATCGGGGTGTTATTGCTAGGAGTCAGTAGTGCTTGGTTAGTAACGATGTGTCGGTTTCCGGGGAGTCGCTTGTTTGAATGGGGGTTGTTACTTCCCTTAGCCGCGCCAGCTTATATTCTCGCCTATGTGTACACCGAATGGTTAGATTTTTATGGCCCGGTACAAACCCTGCTGCGGGATACCTTCGGATGGAATAGTATTGATGAGTATTGGTTTCCTGATATTCGTTCAGTTTGGGGGGCAATTTTTTTATTATCTTTAACGTTATATCCCTACGTTTATTTATTAACCAGAGTTGCTTTTTTAGAACAATCAACCTGCACCTTGGAGGCTAGTCGTTCCCTCGGTTGTAGTCCTTGGAAAAGTTTCTATTCAATTGCTTTACCCTTAGCTCGTCCGTCAATTATGGCGGGGTTAGCATTAGCCTTAATGGAAACTTTGAATGATTTTGGAACCGTTCAATATTTTGGAGTAGATACCTTTACAACAGGTATTTATCGAACTTGGTTTGGTATGGGAGAACGAATTGCAGCTTCTCAATTAGCAGCCGTTTTAATGTTATTTATTTTAGGATTAATTTTAGTTGAAACTTGGTCACGGCGACAAGCAAAATATTATCAAACTGGAAATCGATTTCAATCTTTAAACCAATTTAAACTTAAAAAACTACGCGCTATATTAGCTTGTATTGTTTGTTTAATCCCGATGACCTTTGGTTTTTTAATTCCCAGTGGTCTTTTATTAAAGATGACCTTAGAAAATTTAGACACCCTTTTCAATTCAGAATTTTGGAATTATGCCTTACATAGTTTAACTTTAGCAACTATTAGCGGTCTTTTAGCCGTTCTAATTGCTTTAATAATGGCTTATGGCGTCCGGTTAAATTCTAATGCTTTAATGCGATTATCCACCCGGATTGCAGCCATGGGTTATGCAGTTCCCGGTTCAGTCATTGCAGTTGGTATTTTAATTCCGATTGGTCGATTAGATAATGCTATTGATGCGTTGATGAAGTCTACCTTTGGTATAGCAACTGGATTGTTATTTAGTGGAACCATTATGGCTTTAATTTATGCTTATTTAGTTCGATTTTTAGCAGTTTCTTTAGGAGCGGTAGAATCAAGTTTAAATAAAATTAAACCGAATTTAGATGAAGCCGCCCGCAGTTTAGGCTATGGCGCAACTCGAACATTAATTAAAGTTCATACCCCAATGATGTTGAGTGGATTATTAACCGCCGGAATGTTAACCTTTGTGGATGTAATGAAAGAATTATCCGCTACATTAGTTATCCGTCCGTTTAATTTTGATACCCTCGCCATTCGAGTTTATAACTTAGCCTCAGATGAACGATTATCCGAAGCCGCAGCACCCGCATTAGCTATTGTTGCAGTTGGGATTATTCCCGTGATTTTCTTAAGTTTAAAAATCGCTCAATCCCATCGTTCATAA
- a CDS encoding ABC transporter ATP-binding protein, which translates to MIQSVILHLEDVGKQFPRSQTPAVQAVNLKLHEGDILGLLGPSGCGKTTLLRMIAGFEQPDTGTIALAGREVAGLDYWIPPEQRDVGMVFQDYALFPHLTVEKNIAFGLKNSKKKSSLGIQRRVAEVLELVGLSGYEKRYPHEISGGQQQRVALARALAPHPALVLLDEPLSNLDVQVRLRLRQELRDILKIAGTTAIFVTHDQEEALSISDWVAVMREGRLEQFGTPETIYQQPASRFVAEFVTQANFIPAKRRGDFWETEVGCFAINPYLVDAVTPDWEQLDRVELMVRQEDFILKPDDNAPVVIRDRQFLGRENHYSLQVPSGRELIARTSATTALPVGMRVKISVPENALRVFPSRRN; encoded by the coding sequence ATGATTCAATCTGTGATTCTGCATTTAGAGGATGTCGGGAAACAGTTTCCCCGAAGCCAGACACCAGCCGTTCAAGCCGTTAACCTGAAGTTACATGAAGGGGATATTTTAGGATTGTTAGGCCCCTCTGGATGTGGGAAAACCACATTATTGCGAATGATTGCTGGATTTGAACAGCCAGATACGGGAACAATTGCTTTAGCGGGTCGAGAAGTGGCTGGGTTAGATTATTGGATACCGCCAGAACAGCGAGACGTCGGGATGGTGTTTCAAGATTATGCGTTATTTCCCCATTTAACCGTTGAAAAAAATATTGCTTTTGGTTTAAAAAATAGTAAGAAAAAATCCAGTTTAGGGATTCAAAGACGGGTCGCTGAAGTTTTAGAATTAGTTGGGTTATCGGGTTATGAAAAACGCTATCCCCATGAAATTTCAGGGGGACAACAACAACGAGTTGCTTTAGCTCGTGCTTTAGCTCCCCATCCGGCTTTAGTTTTATTAGATGAACCCTTAAGTAATTTAGATGTTCAAGTTCGTTTAAGATTGCGACAGGAATTACGGGATATTTTAAAAATAGCAGGAACTACCGCAATTTTTGTGACCCATGATCAAGAAGAAGCTTTATCGATTTCTGATTGGGTAGCGGTGATGCGAGAAGGACGCTTAGAACAGTTTGGTACACCGGAAACTATTTATCAGCAACCTGCGTCTCGGTTTGTTGCAGAATTTGTCACCCAAGCGAATTTTATTCCTGCTAAACGTCGAGGAGATTTTTGGGAAACGGAAGTGGGTTGTTTTGCAATTAACCCCTATCTGGTGGATGCTGTTACTCCTGATTGGGAGCAATTAGACCGAGTAGAATTAATGGTACGACAAGAAGATTTTATTCTTAAACCTGATGATAACGCGCCTGTTGTCATTCGCGATCGTCAATTTCTCGGACGAGAAAATCATTATAGTTTACAGGTTCCTTCTGGACGGGAACTCATCGCCAGAACCAGTGCGACAACGGCTTTACCTGTGGGAATGCGGGTGAAAATCTCTGTACCTGAAAATGCTTTACGAGTCTTTCCCAGTCGGAGAAATTAG
- a CDS encoding type II toxin-antitoxin system VapC family toxin, which produces MIYLLDTNIVSLATKNNRQINKKLEDIKAQRKKICISCITYFEIRRGFLAVDSPKQRERFNGFCQDYQIILLDDLAILEKAAEIHANLRLRGLPIQTEDIFIAATAIVKGLILVSNDSDLLRVESLSLENWVE; this is translated from the coding sequence ATGATTTATTTATTAGATACTAATATCGTTTCTTTGGCTACTAAAAATAATCGTCAAATCAATAAAAAACTTGAGGATATTAAAGCTCAAAGAAAAAAGATCTGTATTAGCTGTATCACTTATTTTGAAATTAGGAGAGGATTTTTAGCGGTTGACTCACCGAAACAAAGGGAAAGATTTAATGGTTTTTGTCAAGATTATCAAATTATTTTATTAGATGATTTAGCAATTTTAGAGAAAGCAGCCGAAATTCATGCTAATTTAAGGTTAAGAGGATTACCAATACAAACGGAAGATATTTTTATTGCTGCAACTGCTATTGTTAAGGGTTTAATTCTGGTTTCTAATGATAGTGATTTATTGAGAGTTGAGAGTTTAAGTTTAGAGAATTGGGTAGAGTGA
- a CDS encoding AbrB/MazE/SpoVT family DNA-binding domain-containing protein, which translates to MEIIKLSSQGQVTIPQILRDQYHWETGQELIIINLGDGILLKPKKTFPETTLDEVAGCLKYQGKAKTIEEMDQAIGQGIEELWNR; encoded by the coding sequence ATGGAAATTATTAAATTGTCAAGTCAAGGTCAAGTTACTATTCCTCAAATCTTAAGAGATCAGTATCATTGGGAAACGGGTCAAGAATTAATTATAATTAATCTGGGTGATGGAATTTTATTAAAGCCTAAAAAAACTTTTCCAGAAACAACATTAGATGAAGTTGCTGGATGTTTGAAGTATCAAGGAAAAGCCAAAACAATTGAAGAAATGGATCAAGCAATTGGTCAGGGAATAGAAGAATTATGGAATCGATGA
- a CDS encoding type II toxin-antitoxin system VapC family toxin: MESMIAIDTNIIVRFITKDDELQYQQSLELFKNKNIFIPDTVILECEWVLRFAYKFKPLEICQAFRKVFGLPNVYLTN, from the coding sequence ATGGAATCGATGATTGCTATTGATACTAATATTATTGTTAGATTTATTACGAAAGATGATGAATTACAGTATCAACAAAGCTTAGAATTATTCAAAAATAAAAATATTTTTATTCCTGATACTGTCATCTTGGAATGTGAGTGGGTGTTGCGGTTTGCTTACAAGTTTAAACCTTTGGAAATTTGTCAAGCTTTTAGAAAGGTTTTTGGTTTACCGAATGTTTATTTAACAAATTAA
- a CDS encoding radical SAM protein, with product MLNQTYKKSSYCQVVKGNNDNFFLYHSLFNQPRIVTKSVVDFLDIFEDYKTLKDVSEIFEGDLDEIIGMFEKIYFLVPSNINENSVLVSLQKEFLEQLQKGYQISRLELAISNACNFGCKHCMHFLNNEMPTRVDPKLNMSVETAKASIDKFVEKVRASGNNFIRVHFGNGEPLINWKVILFCLEYCESIEDTKFAYAINTNLSLLTKQKAEILKKYKVKISTSLDGLRESNDLIRVDHQGQGTFERIISKIKLLQSIDYPIDGFSITVTDANFSLIDSKVIDFAKSIGVKDVSMDFDLVRSMNISVEDCVNKIISLRRYAHQNNLNFYGTWETPYRILMSNSWLSNPHAFCPAMEGKTIEFNVDGTLKTCGHTNTVVGNFEQFDECFLPSSKYLELINSRLPGNNDFCKGCEIEGCCAGQCHVTLESSQKDSDLVNRTCQLMKMTTKALIKEYLQDQ from the coding sequence ATGCTTAATCAAACATACAAAAAATCTAGTTATTGTCAAGTCGTCAAAGGAAACAATGATAATTTTTTCCTTTATCATTCTCTTTTTAATCAACCCAGAATAGTAACAAAATCTGTTGTTGATTTCTTAGATATTTTTGAAGATTATAAAACATTAAAAGATGTATCTGAAATTTTTGAAGGGGATTTAGATGAAATTATAGGAATGTTTGAAAAAATTTATTTTCTAGTTCCATCTAATATTAATGAAAATTCAGTTCTTGTATCACTACAAAAAGAATTTTTAGAACAATTACAAAAAGGTTATCAAATATCTAGGCTGGAATTAGCTATTAGTAATGCTTGTAATTTTGGCTGTAAACATTGTATGCACTTTTTGAATAATGAAATGCCTACTAGAGTTGATCCAAAATTAAATATGAGTGTTGAGACAGCAAAAGCAAGTATTGATAAATTTGTTGAAAAAGTTCGAGCTAGTGGAAATAATTTTATTAGAGTTCATTTTGGTAATGGTGAGCCTCTAATTAACTGGAAAGTAATTCTTTTTTGCCTTGAATATTGTGAATCAATTGAGGATACTAAATTTGCCTATGCGATTAATACTAATTTAAGTTTATTAACGAAGCAAAAAGCAGAAATTTTAAAAAAATACAAAGTTAAAATATCTACTTCTCTTGACGGATTACGCGAATCTAATGACTTGATTAGAGTTGATCATCAAGGACAAGGAACATTTGAGAGAATTATCAGTAAAATTAAATTACTACAATCAATAGATTATCCAATTGATGGCTTTTCAATAACTGTAACTGATGCTAATTTTTCTTTAATTGATAGCAAAGTGATTGATTTTGCTAAATCTATTGGTGTTAAGGACGTTTCAATGGATTTTGATTTAGTTCGATCTATGAATATTTCTGTTGAAGATTGCGTGAATAAAATTATTTCATTAAGAAGATATGCTCATCAAAATAATCTCAATTTTTATGGGACATGGGAGACTCCATATCGAATTTTAATGTCTAATTCTTGGTTATCTAACCCTCATGCTTTTTGTCCAGCAATGGAAGGAAAAACCATTGAATTTAATGTTGATGGAACATTAAAAACTTGTGGACATACAAATACAGTCGTAGGTAATTTTGAACAATTTGACGAATGTTTTTTACCAAGTAGTAAATACTTAGAACTTATCAATAGTCGTTTACCCGGAAATAATGATTTTTGTAAAGGTTGTGAAATTGAGGGTTGTTGTGCTGGTCAATGTCATGTTACTTTAGAATCTTCTCAAAAAGATTCTGATTTAGTTAACAGAACTTGTCAACTTATGAAGATGACAACTAAAGCTTTGATCAAAGAATATTTACAAGATCAATAA
- a CDS encoding IS630 family transposase: MNIIDEIDDFINQTKDPREIKRAIAVKLKLQGKAYREIQDLLQVSQGFISQWKNRVLVEGVDSLKLQYKGRKGYLSPEDKQKIIEELRERDWLRLSDLQVLLEREYGVVFQSHQSYYSLLEEARISWKKSQKKNPAKNEQLVQEKKEEIEKKLASWKEEIGAGKLTVFMIDECHLLWGDILGYVWGRTDRRIEIPIKNQKERQTYYGALDYQTKEFIIKGYAAGNTENTVDFLQYLQQQNPGKRLAIVWDNATYHCSQNFRDYLTQVNQNLSEEEWRITCVNFAPNAPEQNPVEDIWLQTKNFVRKFYHLCPSFKVVKWLFEFFAQGQIFDFPKLFMYGILPQPI, translated from the coding sequence ATGAATATAATCGACGAAATAGACGATTTTATCAATCAGACAAAAGATCCTAGAGAAATTAAAAGAGCGATCGCTGTCAAACTCAAATTACAAGGTAAAGCCTACCGGGAAATTCAAGACTTATTACAAGTTTCTCAAGGATTTATTAGCCAATGGAAAAATCGGGTGCTTGTGGAAGGAGTAGACAGTTTAAAACTTCAATATAAAGGAAGGAAAGGTTATCTAAGCCCTGAAGACAAACAGAAAATTATTGAAGAATTAAGGGAAAGAGATTGGTTAAGATTGTCTGATTTACAAGTTTTGTTAGAAAGGGAGTATGGAGTCGTGTTTCAATCCCATCAAAGTTATTATAGCTTGCTGGAAGAGGCTCGCATCAGTTGGAAAAAAAGCCAAAAAAAGAATCCGGCTAAAAATGAGCAGTTAGTCCAAGAGAAAAAGGAAGAAATTGAAAAAAAGTTAGCGAGTTGGAAAGAGGAAATAGGGGCGGGAAAGCTGACAGTGTTTATGATTGATGAATGTCATCTTCTTTGGGGAGATATTTTAGGGTATGTTTGGGGAAGGACGGATCGAAGAATAGAAATTCCCATCAAAAATCAAAAAGAAAGGCAAACTTATTATGGAGCTTTAGATTACCAAACGAAAGAATTTATTATCAAAGGTTATGCGGCGGGCAATACAGAAAATACCGTAGACTTTCTCCAGTATTTACAACAGCAAAATCCGGGGAAAAGGTTGGCTATAGTCTGGGACAATGCCACTTATCATTGTTCTCAAAACTTTCGAGATTACTTAACTCAAGTTAATCAAAATTTATCGGAAGAAGAATGGCGGATTACTTGTGTAAATTTTGCTCCTAATGCGCCGGAGCAAAATCCGGTTGAAGATATTTGGTTACAAACCAAAAATTTCGTGAGAAAATTCTATCATTTATGCCCATCTTTTAAAGTAGTTAAGTGGCTATTTGAGTTTTTTGCTCAGGGGCAAATTTTTGATTTTCCCAAGCTTTTTATGTACGGGATTTTGCCACAACCTATTTAG
- a CDS encoding MFS transporter, whose product MEQLLGKLTKTDIRRSLRASTVDGVFAAIFTNATGGVLLTKFMLDLEANTLQIGLLSAIPMIVNLAQPLGAFLADKATSRYRYCRLVYGTSRILWLILGLAIFIISPFDPFSHQTLLYLTLAIIAITSILGALGGSAWMSWMAILVPKKLRGRYFGLRNSVSSLSNLISVPIMGIMISYYPLGPIRGYGVIVLFGVIMGLMSLACQYFMADVNPQLQHPIETLSSTIFPLKSEPISNSSDFLLQFKLFSKINTLIRQNSNFFIFLIYYDLWMFAVNLSLPFFSVYLLQGLKLDVSLVTLYASLQAGIYMLVLPRWGRLADRIGNRPLLLLIGMIVSTIPLLWIEAHHNSFSIWVLLPFLYLFMGGTWAALDLCNQNLQMALVPLRNQASYFAFTSASTGISSALGTTTGGILAQFVCKNPENLLVLFALSSVLMLTALLPLTLTQEPGGQSAKHLLQKFGNVLRINRTITLKNKPAA is encoded by the coding sequence GTGGAACAACTTTTAGGTAAATTAACCAAAACTGACATTCGCCGAAGCTTACGGGCTTCTACAGTAGATGGAGTATTTGCAGCCATCTTTACGAATGCAACAGGAGGCGTTTTACTAACTAAATTTATGCTGGATTTAGAAGCCAATACCTTGCAAATAGGGCTATTATCTGCTATTCCTATGATCGTTAATTTAGCACAACCTTTAGGTGCATTTTTAGCCGATAAAGCTACCAGCCGTTATCGATATTGTCGATTAGTTTATGGTACATCCCGTATTCTTTGGTTAATCTTAGGATTAGCCATTTTTATCATTTCTCCTTTCGATCCCTTCAGCCATCAAACCTTACTGTATTTAACCCTAGCTATTATTGCTATAACCAGTATATTAGGGGCATTAGGAGGCTCGGCTTGGATGAGTTGGATGGCTATCTTAGTCCCTAAAAAATTAAGAGGACGCTATTTTGGTTTACGCAATAGTGTATCTAGCTTGAGTAATTTGATATCCGTTCCCATCATGGGAATAATGATTTCTTACTATCCCCTTGGCCCTATTCGAGGTTATGGTGTGATTGTTTTATTCGGAGTCATCATGGGATTAATGAGTTTAGCTTGTCAATATTTTATGGCAGATGTTAATCCTCAACTTCAGCATCCCATTGAAACCCTATCTTCAACAATTTTTCCCCTAAAATCTGAACCGATTTCTAACAGTTCAGATTTTTTATTACAATTTAAATTATTTTCAAAAATCAATACTTTAATCCGTCAAAACTCTAATTTCTTTATTTTTCTAATTTACTATGATTTATGGATGTTTGCCGTTAACTTAAGTTTACCTTTTTTCAGCGTATATCTTTTACAAGGGTTAAAACTTGATGTCAGTTTAGTAACCCTCTATGCCAGTTTACAAGCGGGAATTTATATGTTAGTTTTACCCCGATGGGGACGATTAGCCGATCGCATTGGCAACCGTCCTTTGTTATTATTAATAGGAATGATTGTATCGACTATTCCGCTTTTGTGGATAGAAGCTCATCATAATTCCTTTTCCATTTGGGTGTTATTGCCTTTCCTCTATTTATTTATGGGAGGAACCTGGGCGGCACTTGATTTATGTAATCAAAATCTACAGATGGCTTTAGTTCCCCTTCGTAACCAAGCTAGTTATTTTGCTTTCACCTCAGCAAGTACCGGAATTAGTAGCGCATTAGGCACAACAACTGGAGGAATTTTAGCTCAGTTTGTTTGTAAAAATCCCGAAAATTTATTAGTGTTATTTGCCCTGTCTAGTGTTTTAATGTTAACAGCATTATTGCCCTTAACCTTAACTCAAGAACCCGGCGGTCAATCTGCAAAACACTTATTGCAAAAATTCGGTAATGTGCTCCGAATTAATCGAACCATTACCTTAAAAAATAAACCCGCAGCTTAA
- a CDS encoding LL-diaminopimelate aminotransferase, translating to MATLNDNYLKLKAGYLFPEIARRVNAFAEANPDAKIIRLGIGDVTEPLPAACRNAMVQAVEDMGNRDTFKGYGPEQGYAWLREKIAANDFQARGCEISADEIFISDGSKCDTGNILDIFGDDNIIAVTDPVYPVYVDTNVMAGHTGDANEKGEYGGLVYIPITAENNFTAAIPTQKVDLIYLCFPNNPTGATATKEHLTAWVEYAKANGSIILYDAAYEAFISDPSLPHSIYEIPGAKQCAIEFRSFSKTAGFTGTRCAFTVVPKTLTAKAKDGADVELWKLWNRRQATKFNGVSYIIQRAAEAVYSEEGKAQVKALIQFYMENAQIIREQLTAAGLSVYGGENAPYVWVKTPQGLSSWDFFDKLLQTCNVVGTPGSGFGAAGEGYFRISAFNSRENVEEAMGRITEKFKV from the coding sequence ATGGCAACCCTGAACGACAACTATCTCAAACTGAAAGCCGGTTACTTATTCCCCGAAATTGCCCGCCGGGTGAATGCGTTTGCAGAAGCCAACCCCGACGCGAAAATCATCCGTTTAGGTATTGGCGATGTCACCGAACCCTTACCCGCAGCCTGTCGCAACGCAATGGTTCAGGCGGTGGAAGACATGGGCAACCGCGACACCTTCAAAGGTTATGGCCCCGAACAGGGTTATGCTTGGTTACGCGAAAAAATCGCCGCCAACGATTTCCAAGCCAGAGGATGTGAGATTTCCGCCGATGAAATCTTTATTTCTGATGGTTCAAAATGCGATACAGGCAATATTTTAGATATTTTTGGAGACGATAATATTATCGCCGTTACTGACCCCGTTTATCCCGTTTATGTGGATACAAATGTGATGGCAGGACACACGGGAGATGCGAATGAAAAAGGGGAATATGGGGGATTAGTTTATATTCCCATTACGGCTGAAAATAATTTTACTGCCGCTATTCCCACCCAAAAAGTTGATTTAATTTATCTCTGTTTTCCTAATAATCCCACAGGGGCAACGGCAACGAAAGAACACCTAACTGCCTGGGTCGAATACGCGAAAGCTAACGGTTCAATTATTCTCTATGATGCCGCCTACGAAGCGTTTATTTCTGACCCCAGTTTACCCCATTCTATCTATGAAATTCCAGGGGCAAAACAGTGCGCTATTGAGTTTCGTTCCTTCTCCAAAACCGCAGGATTTACCGGAACTCGTTGTGCATTTACTGTTGTTCCGAAAACCTTAACCGCTAAAGCAAAAGATGGTGCTGATGTGGAATTATGGAAACTTTGGAACCGTCGTCAAGCCACTAAATTTAACGGGGTTTCCTATATTATTCAACGGGCAGCGGAGGCGGTTTATTCTGAAGAAGGAAAAGCTCAAGTTAAGGCGTTAATTCAATTTTATATGGAAAACGCCCAAATTATTCGGGAGCAATTAACGGCGGCGGGATTAAGCGTTTATGGAGGCGAAAATGCCCCCTATGTTTGGGTGAAAACGCCCCAAGGTTTATCCAGTTGGGATTTCTTTGATAAACTATTACAAACCTGTAATGTTGTAGGGACTCCGGGTTCAGGTTTTGGTGCTGCGGGTGAAGGTTATTTTCGGATTTCTGCGTTCAATAGTCGGGAAAACGTAGAAGAAGCGATGGGTCGAATTACCGAGAAGTTTAAAGTTTAA
- a CDS encoding GIY-YIG nuclease family protein, whose product MAELIDPFKLPSVYLSDRKNLPSCPAIYFAIDAENRLLYVGQATNLAARWKNHHREYQLQEINKESQVRIAWQPWTLEDLSEAEKYFIKTLHPLLNGTEVESPDIIPSEFILRDFLKAFSRRLIIAGIKPRSKEQLAQVYLRYDWKDCSPKGTAAKIKDFIKENKGKNTSIKFQWKKYGKITNAAALRPGSRAQKVNARQNRSYNNHWEVPCNGVLIHITPTDLYKQIKEKTEIKKLAGINLRALTTTGLVEMTMKYIYHDFSGLFPYNSDIVPLLWVNSQLRN is encoded by the coding sequence ATGGCAGAATTAATTGATCCTTTTAAACTCCCTTCTGTCTATTTATCAGATCGTAAAAATTTACCCAGTTGTCCCGCTATTTATTTTGCAATTGATGCAGAAAATAGACTCCTTTATGTCGGACAAGCCACTAATTTAGCAGCGAGGTGGAAAAATCATCACCGAGAATATCAATTACAAGAAATTAATAAAGAGTCTCAAGTCAGAATAGCTTGGCAGCCTTGGACGTTAGAAGATTTGAGTGAAGCCGAAAAATATTTTATCAAAACTCTTCATCCTTTATTAAATGGAACTGAAGTTGAATCACCTGATATCATTCCTTCAGAATTTATATTAAGAGATTTTCTCAAGGCTTTTTCTCGAAGATTAATTATTGCTGGTATAAAGCCAAGAAGTAAAGAGCAACTTGCTCAGGTTTATTTAAGATATGATTGGAAAGATTGTTCCCCCAAAGGAACAGCAGCTAAGATTAAAGATTTTATTAAAGAAAATAAAGGTAAAAATACCAGTATAAAATTCCAATGGAAGAAGTATGGGAAAATTACCAATGCTGCGGCGTTGCGTCCTGGTAGTAGAGCGCAAAAAGTCAATGCAAGGCAAAATCGTTCTTATAATAATCATTGGGAAGTGCCTTGTAATGGAGTTCTAATTCACATTACGCCAACGGATCTCTATAAACAAATAAAGGAAAAAACAGAGATTAAAAAACTAGCAGGAATTAACCTTCGTGCTTTAACGACAACAGGTTTAGTTGAAATGACTATGAAGTATATCTATCATGATTTTTCTGGACTCTTTCCCTATAATAGTGATATTGTTCCTTTACTATGGGTTAATTCACAGTTGAGGAATTAA